The following are encoded together in the Lathyrus oleraceus cultivar Zhongwan6 chromosome 3, CAAS_Psat_ZW6_1.0, whole genome shotgun sequence genome:
- the LOC127130951 gene encoding uncharacterized protein LOC127130951: MPALILDQKDKMNSMFLSSNGLVEDPLAIEKERAVINPWTSEERNIFLKKFAAFGKDFRKIATFLDHKTMADCVEFYYKNHKSDSSVMADDIARNRRMRSGRALWRGYNMTARVKGFGVLQDERETVAADVLTSICGSVLSEATSSCITSSVNPVKGKRARKCVKAKPLRKPSPPPTMPQSFRSGWNFTPSSLLEPIFDSPEF, translated from the exons ATGCCAGCATTAATTTTGGATCAAAAGGACAAAATGAATTCAATGTTTTTATCTAGTAATGGGCTGGTTGAAGATCCACTGGCTATTGAGAAAGAAAGGGCCGTGATAAACCCTTGGACTTCAGAAGAGAGAAATATTTTCTTGAAGAAATTTGCTGCCTTTGGAAAAGATTTTCGGAAAATAGCTACCTTCCTTGACCACAAGACAATGGCAGACTGTGTTGAGTTCTATTACAAAAATCACAAGTCTGatt CTTCAGTGATGGCAGATGACATTGCAAGAAATCGGAGAATGCGCTCTGGGCGTGCTCTTTGGAGGGGATATAACATGACTGCCAGGGTGAAAGGTTTTGGAGTTCTTCAAGATGAAAGAGAGACTGTTGCAGCTGATGTGTTAACGAGTATATGTGGTTCTGTTTTATCCGAGGCAACAAGTTCCTGCATAACTAGTTCAGTCAATCCTGTGAAAGGCAAAAGGGCCAGGAAGTGCGTGAAAGCAAAGCCTCTACGCAAACCATCACCACCTCCAACAATGCCACAATCTTTCCGTTCCGGTTGGAATTTCACACCAAGCTCACTCCTCGAACCAATCTTCGACAGTCCAGAATTCTAG